The DNA sequence ATATCGTAGAGGAAGAAAGAAACTGGGCAACCTTTGTAAAGCTTCTTAATGCGACTACAGTCTATACAAAAGCAGATGGATCGATTGATAACAGACCAGGGGGAATATTGGATATTGCAAAGAAAGCACAGCTTAAGTGGAAGAAGAACCATGATTCCGATTTCCCTGGGTATGTTGCTATTGAGAAGTATTATAACGGTGCAGCGGAGACAACATCCTCTATTGTAGCTTCTCTTGATGCACATTGTAGATATATGAAACTGCAATGTGTAATTGATTTGTTATCAGAGGATGAAATCAAGATTAGCGAAAGCTTTGGCTATTCAAGAAAGAGCGAGAATTCAGCAACTGGAAAGAGAATACTGTTTATCGTAACCAGTGAGGATAAGAGATATTATGACTGGATTCCAAGTATGGTTTATTCATTATTCTTTGATGAACTGTATCATCTTACAGCAATTGATCCAAAGCTTCATGAAACACTGCCACATCATTTGACATTTTTGATGGATGAATTTGCCAATGTTACTTTGCCGGATTCCTTTGTCGAGAAGCTATCAACTATGCGAAGCAGAAATATGTCAGCAGTTATTATTGTGCAAAACTTAATTCAGCTTAAGCGCAAATTCCCAAAGTTTGATATGGATAAGGACCTTATTGGTAACTGTTCCATAATCGATATTTTGGGTGCGCCTGATATGGACTCCTGTGAGTACTTAAGTAAGCATTTTGGTACCCAGACGATTCATAAAGCAAGTGATTCTGATGCAAAGGATTACAGGGGAAGTAGTTCAAGGTCAGAGGATGTTATGCAAAAGCCTCTTTTATCTGCAGAAGATATTTTTGCGATGAAAAAGGATGGTGAGTGCGCCATTGTCATTAAGGGTGCAGACCCACTTTTTGAAACGAAATGCCGTATGGAGAAAACTCCTTTTGTGAAGTTACTTTGTAGAAAGACAAATCCTTATGATCCAAAGAGAACAAGACAAAAACGAGAGAAGTTTAAGATGGAAAACAGTATGTTTTTCTTAAGTGGAGAAGAAGCAGTTACACAGGCAAAGAAAATTAGGGAATCAGGTAGTACAATTCTTCGATTGACGGAGAATGATGTTGAAAACCTGATTTTGGAGGGAAAGATGGATACTCCTGTAACAACTTTAAAATTCACAGAAGAAATGCAAAAGAAGCTTCATGAGAATTATGAGAGATACATAGATGAGCACTCTACAGCTCCTATTGATTTTTCAATTTATAAGGAAAAGAATGATGACAGTGCGGAGGCGAAGAAGAAATATGTTAGTCGAGCAGAAACTGTACAAAACCTTATTCAGTACGGATATTCTAAAGCTCAGATTAGGTTTTTATATGAGCTTATTATGGCAGATTATGACGCAGAAAGAATACGGAATATGTTCCCGACCGACTGCGCCATTGAAGAAATAAAAAATTTTGCAAAAATTCTATAGTTTTTCTGTAATCACGATTTTCAGGCTCCAAGTACTTAATGAAAGGGTTAAGGAATTAGCTCTTACCAATAAGGAAAGGAGAACTAAAATATGGGAAACATGATTTTGGCAGCAACAAGTTATACAAAGGCTATTACAAGTTTAAAGTCTGTGCTCCTTACACTTGGTAGTGCAATTGGAGCTGTAATGTTGGTTTATGGTGGAATTAAATTTGCTATGGCATTCCGCCAGATGGATCAACAGGGTGAGCATCAGGCTGTTTACTCAGTAGTAGCTGGTGGCGTTCTTGTAGGATTAAGTGCTCTTGTTTCAGCACTTACCTAAATTGGTCCCGGCTCTTTTCTATGAGGAGCTGGGATTTTTTCGTTAACAGGTAGTAGAAAGGAGACGTTTATGGAAGGCATAGTAAAAGCGCTATATAACTGTGCGTTTACCGTCTGGAATGCTCTCATGGAGATTGCAATGACGCTCTTTACTACAAGTCCTAAACTGGCAGCAGGAGGAACACCATATTCAACGGTGCACACATTTTATAATGCAATAGCAGATGCGACTGTACCAATTGCGACAGTGTTTTTTATCATTGCAATTTATAAGTCAGTCATATCGGCACCGCCCGGACAGCAGGCACAAAGGTTTCTGCATGATGCGTTAAGATACTGCATTATCTTATATATCGCAGCGAATATGTGGAGCATTATGGGTTACATCATTGATTTCACAGATGGAATTACAGGAAAGCTATCTGCAGTTAGTGGTTACACATTATCCGTAAGTGGAGATATGGAAACGATTATAGAGGATTGCTTGAAACTACCAAGTTTTGAGCTATCTGGAGAGTGGCTTGAAAAGTTCTGGAGTACAATCGGATGTTCATTGTTGTTCTTGATTGGCGGTATCGTATTGCTATTTATTATGGTTGCAAGTTGTTTATCTATCATAAGTAGCGGATTCCAGAGAATCTTAAAGCCACTTATGATTCTGCCATTTGCAGGAATTGCTATTGCACTTGGAGCTGGAGGTCACGATATTTCAAGATCACTTGTAACATATATCAAGACTTTCTTTGGATTCTGCATATCTGGAGCTTTGATGGTAGTAGCGGTAAAAACGGGTGTATCGTTATGTACGAATTTGGTGAATTTTGATCTCGCAGGTGCATCGAATATCTATAAGTGCATCTTAATTACCGTTCAGATGGCAATCACACCAATTGTAATCAGTGGACTTGTAAAGGGTAGTGATGCAATCACTGCAAGAATGTTCTAGGAAGGAGAGATTAGTTATGGCGCAAATGAACAGAAATGTAAATTTGGAAGAGATTGATTCGGATGCATTATTCGGTATCGATGCCTTAAAGAACCAGACGATATTGCAAAAAATAGTGTTTTTCGGAAGTGTCATTGCAGGAGTGCTAGTTAATGTGTTGCTCCCACTGTATTATGACACCCCAAGAATAGTATGCATTCTTATCTTTTTGGGGCTTCTATTAGTGGGAGTAGCAATTGGCTGTAATTATACAGAGGACATGACTTATGGAAAGTATCTGTATTGCTTTTTCTTTAAGCCGTCTATATCCCTTCAGTATGTATCAACAGAGGATGTAGAGAAGGTAAAGGAAAAGGCCATTGTCTTAAAGAAAGAGGAAGAAATGACCTTAAGTCGACAGCAGCAGGCAGATCCTGCAGAGCAAAGAAAGCTTTTGATTAAGTTAGTTGCTTTTGTGTTGGTTATCGTAGTAGCGATTGGTTCGGTATTTATTTACAAAGGAATTAATGAAGGAAACAACCTCCACCATGAGGCGGGGGAGATTATGGAGGAAACAGATGAATAGAGAAATGAAAGAATACGCAGATTTAGCTAGACTTCTTGAAACTGAATTCCATGAGAGACAGGATGCAGGAATCTTAGCAAATCTCAATAAGAAAAACATTGAAGGATTACATGTCACAAGAGAGAAGATTCTTTCAGACATGAGAAGACAGTTAACAGAGTATCAGGATGAAGAGGGTAACGAGCTTACCAGTGAAGAAAAGGATCTTGTGATTGATCTCATTAAGAAAGAGTTATGGGGTTATGGGATCATTGATGATCTGATTCATGACAAGGGAATTTCTGATATTAAGCTTTATGGGCCAAGTAGAGTCCGTACCAAAAGAACAGGTAAGAGAGAAGAGGCAGCAGTTACTTTTGCTGATGATGCAGCTTACAAGATGTTTGTTACAAAGCTTCTTGAAAGAAACAAGGTAAACCTTGGTACTGCCAATGCGATTCAGACTTTTAC is a window from the Roseburia sp. 499 genome containing:
- a CDS encoding VirD4-like conjugal transfer protein, CD1115 family, with the protein product MGKTGGSSIKKHTRTLKETLIMYGIGSVLCIYLGFLCGAVWMPDNNLWEFMANFNEFIIQRHNFIVGFTKATPAFIAVFWVMFSMAFIIMATKFEHPFAGQEYGVAKWGNAKDFTRQFANHDPKNEIEVVTGNANISEKLTVNCKNYWLAEGVYLSIDNVKTSNLNMLVVGPPGSGKSFRLARPMLSQLCGNFLVTDPKGELYKQTGQYFEDNGYEVMVMNVESEDGMPMSIHFNPFRYIRNESDIMSIAGILMKATTPQDEAGGGNDQFFEQSAEVLLTSLIYIMKEYIVEEERNWATFVKLLNATTVYTKADGSIDNRPGGILDIAKKAQLKWKKNHDSDFPGYVAIEKYYNGAAETTSSIVASLDAHCRYMKLQCVIDLLSEDEIKISESFGYSRKSENSATGKRILFIVTSEDKRYYDWIPSMVYSLFFDELYHLTAIDPKLHETLPHHLTFLMDEFANVTLPDSFVEKLSTMRSRNMSAVIIVQNLIQLKRKFPKFDMDKDLIGNCSIIDILGAPDMDSCEYLSKHFGTQTIHKASDSDAKDYRGSSSRSEDVMQKPLLSAEDIFAMKKDGECAIVIKGADPLFETKCRMEKTPFVKLLCRKTNPYDPKRTRQKREKFKMENSMFFLSGEEAVTQAKKIRESGSTILRLTENDVENLILEGKMDTPVTTLKFTEEMQKKLHENYERYIDEHSTAPIDFSIYKEKNDDSAEAKKKYVSRAETVQNLIQYGYSKAQIRFLYELIMADYDAERIRNMFPTDCAIEEIKNFAKIL